ATCCAAACAGCCGCTTCTGCGTCCCTGCTGATCAGTGCCCAATCATCGACCCTGCTTGGGAAGATCCGAATGGCGTGCCAATCTCTGCATTCCTGTTCGGCGGCCGTCTGGCCAAGACCTTCCCACTGGTCTATGAATCCTTCGATTGGAACCATGGCGTCTTCTGTGCTGCCACCATCGGCTCTGAAGCCACCGCTGCCGCCATCGGCGTGTCCGGTATCCGTCGCGACCCATTCGCCATGTTGCCATTCATGGCCTACCACATGGGCGACTACTGGAACCACTGGATCGAAATGGGCAAACGCGGCGATCTGAAACTGCCAAAAATCTTCCGGACCAACTGGTTCCGCAAAGACGAAAACGGCAAGTTCATCTGGCCTGGCTTCGGCGACAATATGCGCGTCCTGAAATGGGTTATTGATCGTGTCGAAGGCAAAGTGGATGCCGTCGAAAGCCCATTCGGTTACATGCCAACCTATGACGATCTGGAATGGGCTGGTCTGGACTTCTCCAAAGAGCAGTATGCTTCCATCACCGACGTTGAAAAAGCCGGTGGCCTGGAAGAAGCAGCTGAGCTGAAAGAATACTTCAAGAAGTATGGCGACCGTTTGCCAGTGGCAATCTCGGAAGAACTGGCCAAGTTCGAAGCCCGCTTCGAAGCAGCTCCGGATGTCTGGAAACTGCCTTCCTAATCCCTAACCGGATTGGACTGAATTCATGCTGCCTCTTCCCCACCGGGGGAGAGGCTTTTTTTGTTGCGCGGTACCGTGCCATGGATGCGCGTCAGATGGTCACCGTGAGAGACCGCATTACCTTACCTTGGCCACCAGCCATCAGACTGGTGATTTTGCCGCCCTTGGTCTCCAGTTCGACATGAATAAGGCTGGGCGATGCCGGTGTCATGAACGTGCCTTGCTCGATATCGTAAATCTCTTTGGCATTCGGGCCGAAATCATGCAGCAGGCAGGCCAGAGGCCCGGCAGCCATCCCGGTGGCGGCTTCTTCCTCGATCGCATAACGTGGAGCGAACATTCGCGCCGTGGCGTCGCGCTTGGTCGCGCTCTGGTCGGTGGTAAAAATATAGTAGCCGATCAGATCCAGCCGCTCGCTGATATCGGAAATCGCCGCGAAGTCAGGCTTCAGGCTCGCAAGCTGTTTTCCGCTTTTGACCGCAAGGACAATGAAGCTGTTGCCCGTGTTGACCAGCACCGAGGGGAAAGTCGGGTCCAGCGCGCCTTCCTCAAGGCCCAGAGAAGCGAGGACAGCCTCAAGGCTCACGCCAGCCTCTTTCCAGTCCGTCGGCTTTTGATATTTCGGTGCAAGCTGCTCCATATAGGCGGCCCCTGCCTTCATGCGGATGCGGCGCGGTCCATCAATCGTTTCTTTCGAGGTCTCGGGATTGCCGATGCGGTTCAGGGCATCAAGATGAGAAAAGGCTGCGATGGTCGCGTGCCCACAATGGGCGATGCGGCGGTTTGGCGTGAAGAAGTCGAACTTGAACCCTTCGCTCGCAGATTGCGACACAAAGGCGGTCTCTGACAGACCGACACTGGCGGCGATGGCCAGCATATCGGGCTCGGTCAGGTCGTCAGCATCAAGAACAACGCCAGCCGGGTTGCCGCCTTTGTCGCCATCAACAAATCCATGGACGATTTCAACCGCGATATCGCGGGGATTGGTTGCGGTATTGGTCATTGAAAAGCTCCTTGTCAGTAAGATTGCTTTCAGATTAATTGGCTCTCTGCCGCCTCGATATGCGTATGGTCCGTGCCGAAGAAAAGGATTGAAGGGTCAAGCTCACGCAAAGGTGTGGCGACGTGATCGAGGGGCGATGGCCCCGGTGCGTCCCTGCTTGCACCAAGATTGCAAAGCCATTGATGAAAGCGCAGCTTGTTCATATCTTTGCTTCGCACCACGGCCAAACGGCGTACCGGTTACTTATCAAGTCAAAAGCTGGATTCGAGGCTGGACAGAAGCAGGAAAATTGGGTCATCTAGCGGCTGAAACTTGTCCCCCGGACGTCACCATGCCTTGCTTGCAGACAAGACAGTGCGGACCGGGCCAGAAAGCCCTTCCGACAGTCATTTCGGGCTTGCCTCACCAACGAATGAAGGACGTTTTCATGACCTTGCCCTTGCACTCCACCGCTCTAGTTCCTGCGCTGGCGCTCACCTTTGCGGTGGCCAGCCTGCCAGCCTTGGCCGCCAATGAGTGCGCCAGCGGCAAAACCCTCGTCGACGGCAAGCTCACCATTGCGACCGGCAACCCGGCCTATTTCCCCTGGGTGATTGATAACGCGCCGGAAAGCGGCAAGGGCTTTGAGCCAGCGGTCGCTTATGCGGTGGCGGACAAAATGGGCTTCGCGCGGGAAGATGTGGTCTGGGTGCGCACCAGTTTTGATGAATCGATCCAACCGGGACCGAAAGATTTCGACGTCAACATGCAGCAATATTCAATCACTGCCGACCGCGACAAAACCGTCGATTTCTCCGCCCCCTATTACACTTCGGCCATGGCGGTGCTGACCACCAAGCCGGTGGTCGAGAAAGGCGCAAAGCCAACCCTTGAATCGCTGAAAAAGCTGCAATGGGGCGCCCATGCGACAACCACCGCCGTGCCGATGCTGGCACAGCTGGTTGGACCGGAAAGCGACCCGCTGCTTTATAATGACAATGCGGATGTGACCGCAGCCATTCA
This DNA window, taken from Cohaesibacter intestini, encodes the following:
- a CDS encoding PhzF family phenazine biosynthesis protein codes for the protein MTNTATNPRDIAVEIVHGFVDGDKGGNPAGVVLDADDLTEPDMLAIAASVGLSETAFVSQSASEGFKFDFFTPNRRIAHCGHATIAAFSHLDALNRIGNPETSKETIDGPRRIRMKAGAAYMEQLAPKYQKPTDWKEAGVSLEAVLASLGLEEGALDPTFPSVLVNTGNSFIVLAVKSGKQLASLKPDFAAISDISERLDLIGYYIFTTDQSATKRDATARMFAPRYAIEEEAATGMAAGPLACLLHDFGPNAKEIYDIEQGTFMTPASPSLIHVELETKGGKITSLMAGGQGKVMRSLTVTI
- a CDS encoding ABC transporter substrate-binding protein, translating into MTLPLHSTALVPALALTFAVASLPALAANECASGKTLVDGKLTIATGNPAYFPWVIDNAPESGKGFEPAVAYAVADKMGFAREDVVWVRTSFDESIQPGPKDFDVNMQQYSITADRDKTVDFSAPYYTSAMAVLTTKPVVEKGAKPTLESLKKLQWGAHATTTAVPMLAQLVGPESDPLLYNDNADVTAAIQAGQIDAALFDLPTALYLSAVVVNDGLLLGQFPADRSTNPDQFGMLMEEGNPLKACLDDAIKALTEDGTLANLEATWLAETTGVPVIK